A stretch of Mastomys coucha isolate ucsf_1 unplaced genomic scaffold, UCSF_Mcou_1 pScaffold1, whole genome shotgun sequence DNA encodes these proteins:
- the LOC116103813 gene encoding mucin-5AC-like: MVNLYKKIVLVSGLEQMSDYHFRVIKSLLNHDLKLTKKMQDDYDRIKIADLMEEMFPEDAGLSKLIEVCEDIPELRDCVDTLRKKMEEVKSETKINSESSTLPLTSDVTGVCEVEPAPMASSSEESKDTIPESLDTMTIQSLEEEPNFPELSAASACPARHELLTPREFPTTASSRLQTLLEISSTTLAISRSSSAPRSTCDRASQVPPATASSSIQTLQTCLVTPTLSCSHQATLESPKTEPSSVMAFQMTQATTTSGHNRPRVPAASVSSSFSKPQVTPATLPSSIQAPQMPQATLPSSVQAPRMSQSTVPSSVQAPRMPQAAVPSGAQTFRMNPATMTSGHNHPRVPAAAVSSSFSKPQVTPATLPSSIQAPRMPQATLPSGAQTFRMNPATMTSDHNRPQVCAATAHSGYSNPQVTPATMTSGRNHPQVCAAMVHSSYSNPWVTPATVARCGQALRMTPTTMANGCNTSQVSAATGSNSYDTPQITQTTVPSSVQSLWIPRTALPSSAQIFRMTPAAMTSGCNSPQVSGARVPVHYNNPRVTSATVPSGAQIFRMSPAAMTSGCNSPQVSGAGVPVHYNNPRVTSATVPSGAQIFRMSPAAMTSGCNSPQISGARVPVHYNNPRVTSATVPGSAQIFRMSPATMTSGCNSPQVSGARVPVHYNNTATVPSGTQTFRMTPAAMASGCNSPQVTAATESSSHNSTPQVSSATVPRSFPAMSVSPATPLKKPRLKNIPKQPSEEDGHQEGSKQVKVLKATEPFTYDMRKDKRMFHATVATETEFFRVKVFVEALKEKFIPQKVIVISDYIGSNGFLEIYRASCVSEANSDNVMSIPSSLRQRANATPKISTLCTQRAGTFVNGTFTVYVKRVKSEFIYYGIEDSTGRMEVVVYGQFANIHCEPGDKLRLFCFELSSSLDTWQLRSVRHSFMQVIQSSKRDSELPNPHAIIDTDQNSHSHIPEQQW; this comes from the exons ATGGTGAATCTCTACAAGAAAATTGTTCTTGTGTCCGGATTAGAACAAATGAGTGACTATCACTTTAGAGTAATTAAGTCCCTACTGAACCATGACCTAAAACTGACTAAGAAGATGCAAGATGATTATGACAGAATTAAGATTGCTGACTTAATGGAAGAAATGTTCCCAGAGGACGCTGGATTGAGCAAACTGATAGAAGTATGTGAAGATATTCCAGAACTTAGAGATTGTGTTGATACACTTAGAAAAAAGATGGAGGAAG TTAAAAGtgaaaccaaaataaattctGAATCCAGTACTCTCCCACTTACCTCTGACGTGACGGGAGTGTGTGAAGTAGAACCAGCTCCAATGGCATCTTCATCAGAG GAAAGCAAAGACACGATCCCTGAATCACTTGATACCATGACAATACAGTCTTTGGAGGAGGAGCCTAACTTTCCAGAACTTTCAGCTGCCAGCGCATGCCCAGCTAGGCATGAACTTCTGACTCCTCGGGAGTTTCCAACAACAGCCTCCAGCCGCCTCCAGACCCTGCTGGAAATATCATCCACCACATTGGCAATATCTCGGAGTTCTTCAGCACCGCGTTCCACCTGTGACCGGGCTTCTCAGGTGCCTCCAGCGACAGCCTCCAGCAGCATTCAGACCCTCCAGACCTGTCTGGTAACCCCAACCCTTTCTTGTAGTCACCAAGCTACTCTGGAGTCTCCAAAAACAGAGCCCAGCAGTGTCATGGCCTTTCAGATGACTCAAGCAACAACGACCAGTGGTCATAATCGTCCTCGGGTGCCTGCAGCATCAGTATCCAGCAGTTTCAGTAAACCTCAGGTGACCCCGGCAACATTGCCCAGCAGTATCCAAGCCCCTCAGATGCCTCAAGCAACATTGCCCAGCAGTGTCCAAGCCCCTCGGATGTCTCAATCAACAGTGCCCAGCAGTGTCCAAGCCCCTCGGATGCCTCAAGCAGCAGTGCCCAGCGGTGCCCAGACCTTTCGAATGAACCCAGCAACAATGACCAGTGGTCATAATCATCCTCGGGTGCCTGCAGCAGCAGTATCTAGCAGTTTCAGTAAACCTCAGGTGACCCCAGCAACATTGCCCAGCAGTATCCAAGCCCCTCGGATGCCTCAAGCAACATTGCCCAGCGGTGCCCAGACCTTTCGAATGAACCCAGCAACAATGACCAGTGATCATAATCGTCCTCAGGTGTGTGCAGCAACGGCGCACAGCGGTTACAGTAACCCTCAAGTGACCCCAGCAACAATGACCAGTGGTCGTAATCATCCTCAGGTGTGTGCAGCAATGGTGCACAGCAGTTACAGTAACCCTTGGGTGACTCCAGCAACAGTGGCCCGCTGTGGCCAGGCCTTGAGAATGACTCCAACCACAATGGCCAATGGTTGTAATACATCTCAGGTATCTGCAGCAACAGGATCTAACAGTTACGATACCCCTCAGATTACCCAAACCACAGTGCCCAGCAGTGTCCAATCCCTTTGGATCCCTCGAACAGCATTGCCCAGCAGTGCCCAGATCTTTCGAATGACCCCAGCAGCAATGACCAGTGGTTGTAATAGTCCTCAGGTATCCGGAGCAAGAGTACCTGTCCATTACAATAACCCTCGGGTGACTTCAGCAACAGTGCCCAGTGGTGCCCAGATCTTTCGAATGTCCCCAGCAGCAATGACCAGTGGCTGTAATAGTCCTCAGGTATCCGGAGCAGGAGTACCTGTCCATTACAATAACCCTCGGGTGACTTCAGCAACAGTGCCCAGTGGTGCCCAGATCTTTCGAATGTCCCCAGCAGCAATGACCAGTGGTTGTAATAGTCCTCAGATATCCGGAGCAAGAGTACCTGTCCATTACAATAACCCTCGGGTGACTTCAGCAACAGTGCCCGGCAGCGCCCAGATCTTTCGAATGTCCCCAGCAACAATGACCAGTGGTTGTAATAGTCCTCAGGTATCCGGAGCAAGAGTACCTGTCCACTACAATAACACAGCAACAGTGCCCAGCGGTACCCAGACCTTTCGAATGACCCCAGCAGCAATGGCCAGTGGTTGTAATAGTCCTCAGGTGACTGCAGCAACAGAATCCAGCAGTCACAATAGTACCCCTCAGGTGTCTTCCGCAACAGTCCCCAGGAGTTTTCCTGCTATGTCTGTGTCTCCAGCAACACCACTCAAG AAACCAAGACTGAAGAATATACCTAAGCAACCTTCTGAAGAAGATGGTCACCAGGAAGGTTCCAAGCAAGTGAAGGTGTTAAAAGCAACAGAGCCATTCACGTATGACatgagaaaagacaaaaggaTGTTCCATGCCACCGTGGCTACTGAGACTGAATTCTTCAGAGTGAAGGTGTTTGTCGAAGCCCTCAAGGAAAAGTTCATCCCCCAGAAAGTTATTGTCATCTCAGATTATATTGGCTCCAATGGGTTTCTAGAGATCTACAGAGCCTCCTGTGTGTCAGAGGCGAACAGCGACAATGTGATGAGTATCCCATCTTCCCTGAGACAAAGAGCCAATGCAACACCTAAAATTAGTACTCTTTGTACCCAAAGAGCGGGAACATTTGTGAATGGAACGTTTACAGTATATGTG aaaagagTGAAGAGTGAATTCATTTACTACGGAATAGAAGATAGCACAGGGAGGATGGAAGTGGTGGTCTACGGACAATTTGCCAACATTCACTGTGAGCCTGGAGATAAGCTTAGACTCTTCTGCTTTGAATTGAGCTCCAGTTTGGATACATGGCAGCTGAGATCTGTGAGGCACAGTTTTATGCAG gTCATCCAATCTAGTAAGAGAGACAGCGAACTTCCCAACCCTCATGCAATTATTGACACGGATCAAAACTCCCACTCACATATCCCTGAACAGCAATGGTAA